In Neofelis nebulosa isolate mNeoNeb1 chromosome 10, mNeoNeb1.pri, whole genome shotgun sequence, one DNA window encodes the following:
- the LOC131488702 gene encoding LOW QUALITY PROTEIN: olfactory receptor 56B4-like (The sequence of the model RefSeq protein was modified relative to this genomic sequence to represent the inferred CDS: inserted 1 base in 1 codon), whose translation MQSSCHFSFMDRHCKWGTCAMDTPTSVTNSSSLQISHFILMGLPGIHGWQHWLSLPLALLYFLALGANLLIMITIHHEATLHVPMYHFLGILAVVDMGLATTIMPKILATFWFDAKAISLPECFAQIYAIHCFFFMESGIFLCMALDRYIAICHPLRYLSIITDTFAVKATGFMVLRNGLFTIPVPILSAQRHYCSKNEIDHCLCSNLGVTSLACNDITVNKFYQLILAWILIGSDMALVFSSYVLILHSVLRMNSPEAIXKALGTCSSHLILILFFYTGITVLSVTYPAEKNTPLIPVLLNVLHNVIPPALNPMVYALRMQELRLGFQRLLGLSEDMSTK comes from the exons ATGCAATCTTCCTGCCATTTCAGTTTTATGGACAGACACTGCAAATGGGGCACCTGTGCTATGGATACTCCCACCAGTGTTACCAACAGTTCCAGCCTCCAGATTTCCCACTTCATCTTGATGGGGCTCCCAGGCATTCATGGGTGGCAGCActggctctccctgcccctggctctgCTCTACTTCTTAGCTCTTGGTGCTAATCTCCTCATCATGATCACCATCCACCATGAGGCCACACTGCATGTGCCTATGTACCATTTTCTGGGCATACTGGCTGTTGTGGACATGGGCCTGGCCACCACCATCATGCCCAAGATCCTGGCTACCTTCTGGTTTGATGCCAAGGCCATCAGCCTCCCTGAGTGTTTTGCTCAGATCTATGCCATCCACTGTTTCTTCTTCATGGAATCTGGTATCTTCCTCTGCATGGCATTGGACAGATATATAGCCATCTGTCACCCCCTTCGATACCTGTCTATAATCACTGACACTTTTGCGGTCAAAGCCACAGGATTCATGGTGCTCAGGAATGGACTGTTTACTATCCCAGTTCCAATACTGTCTGCCCAGAGACACTATTGCTCCAAGAATGAAATTGACCACTGCCTGTGCTCTAATTTGGGGGTCACCAGTCTAGCCTGTAATGACATCACTGTGAACAAATTTTACCAACTGATCTTAGCATGGATCCTGATTGGGAGTGATATGGCTCTGGTTTTTTCTTCCTATGTGTTAATCCTTCACTCTGTGCTGAGGATGAACTCACCAGAAGCAA TCAAAGCTCTGGGGACCTGTAGCTCCCACCTCATTCTCATCCTCTTCTTCTATACAGGTATCACTGTGCTGTCTGTCACATACCCTGCAGAGAAAAATACGCCCCTAATCCCTGTGCTCCTTAATGTACTGCACAATGTCATCCCCCCTGCACTCAATCCCATGGTCTATGCACTCAGGATGCAAGAGCTCAGACTGGGCTTCCAGAGACTGCTTGGACTGAGTGAAGATATGTCCACTAAGTAA